Proteins from one Rosa chinensis cultivar Old Blush chromosome 7, RchiOBHm-V2, whole genome shotgun sequence genomic window:
- the LOC112179003 gene encoding phosphoribosylaminoimidazole-succinocarboxamide synthase, chloroplastic, with protein MGQYTQTLNPPKTLIPKLPNPNPSFSSFKTPKPKSKSFPTLSVSAMAAQNQPPLDALLNGTRKQELLGAIGTSLSNCLSETNLHLTVPGLKSKIRGKVRDVYDSGDYLVMVTTDRQSAFDRILASIPFKGQVLNETSLWWFDKTRHVTSNAVVSVPHENVTIAKKCSVFPVEFVVRGFVTGSTDTSLWTVYRSGVRNYCGNVLPDGLVKSQKLPANILTPTTKAADHDVPVTPDEIIERGLMSQADYDEVSRKALSLFEYGQRVALEHGLILVDTKYEFGKGQDGSIHLIDEVHTPDSSRYWIAHTYEERFRNGLEPENVDKEFLRLWFKDHCNPYEDEVLPDATEELVRELSWRYIFLYETITKSKFKMPSTEEPIHDRISRNVAQALSSL; from the exons ATGGGTCAGTATACCCAAACCTTAAACCCTCCCAAAACCCTCATCCCCAAGCTCCCAAATCCCAACCCCTCTTTCTCCTCcttcaaaaccccaaaacccaaatccaaaagTTTCCCAACACTCTCGGTCTCGGCCATGGCGGCCCAAAATCAACCGCCCCTAGATGCTCTGCTCAACGGTACTCGTAAACAAGAGTTGCTTGGCGCCATTGGGACTTCATTGTCTAACTGTCTTTCTGAAACCAACCTCCACCTCACAGTTCCTGGCCTCAAATCCAAAATCAGAGGCAAG GTTAGGGATGTTTATGACAGTGGGGATTATCTAGTTATGGTCACCACGGATCGGCAGAGTGCATTTGATAGAATTCTTGCTTCCATTCCCTTTAAAGGCCAG GTCCTTAATGAAACAAGTTTATGGTGGTTTGACAAAACTCGACATGTAACGTCAAATGCAGTTGTATCAGTCCCACACGAAAATGTAACAATTGCAAAGAAATGTTCTGTTTTTCCAGTGGAGTTTGTGG TAAGAGGTTTTGTGACTGGAAGTACTGATACATCATTATGGACGGTCTACAGAAGTGGCGTTCGAAATTACTGTGGCAATGTACTTCCAGACG GTTTGGTAAAAAGCCAAAAGCTTCCTGCAAATATACTCACACCAACAACTAAGGCTGCAGATCATGATGTTCCTGTTACTCCAGATGAG ATAATTGAACGTGGACTGATGAGTCAAGCCGATTATGATGAAGTAAGTCGGAAAGCATTAAGCTTGTTCGAGTATGGACAG CGTGTGGCTTTAGAGCATGGGTTGATATTGGTAGACACAAAGTATGAATTTGGAAAGGGACAGGATGGTTCCATACATTTGATTGATGAG GTGCATACACCTGATTCAAGCAGATATTGGATTGCACATACTTATGAGGAACGTTTTCGGAATGGTCTTGAACCTGAGAATGTTGATAAG GAGTTCTTGAGGTTGTGGTTTAAAGATCATTGCAATCCATATGAAGATGAG GTCCTCCCTGATGCCACTGAAGAACTTGTTCGTGAACTATCTTGGCG ATATATTTTCTTGTATGAGACAATtacaaaatcaaaattcaaGATGCCTTCAACAGAG GAGCCAATACATGATCGAATATCTCGCAATGTGGCACAAGCACTGTCGTCTCTGTAA
- the LOC112179004 gene encoding glutathione transferase GST 23, producing the protein MSGERVKLLGNWASPSALRVKWTLKLKEIEYEYVEEDLPNKSPLLLKYNPVHKKIPVLVHGGKPIAESLVILEYLDETWKQNPILPEDPYERAQARFWAKFVDEKCAPGIMSAFTKKGEEKEKAAKEARENLKILESGLGEKQFFGGESIGFVDIAAGWIGIWARLVEEIAEVNLIDTVNLIDTETMPVLDTWFKRVLEVPIIKECLPPQDKLLEHNKGFHKMLTGGSRGSS; encoded by the exons ATGTCTGGGGAAAGAGTGAAGTTGCTGGGTAACTGGGCAAGTCCTTCTGCCCTCAGAGTCAAATGGACTTTGAAGCTGAAGGAGATCGAGTACGAGTATGTTGAAGAGGACCTCCCAAACAAAAGTCCCCTGCTCTTGAAGTACAACCCTGTTCACAAAAAGATACCAGTTCTTGTGCATGGTGGTAAGCCTATAGCAGAGTCGCTGGTTATACTTGAATACCTCGACGAGACTTGGAAGCAAAATCCAATCCTGCCAGAAGATCCCTATGAAAGAGCTCAGGCGCGCTTCTGGGCCAAATTTGTTGACGAGAAG TGTGCGCCAGGAATCATGAGTGCATTCACAAAGAAAggggaagagaaagagaaggctGCAAAAGAAGCTAGAGAGAATCTCAAGATTCTGGAAAGTGGACTTGGGGAAAAGCAATTCTTTGGGGGTGAAAGCATAGGCTTTGTGGACATAGCCGCTGGGTGGATTGGAATATGGGCTAGATTGGTCGAGGAGATTGCAGAGGTAAATCTAATTGATACGGTAAATCTAATTGATACTGAGACGATGCCAGTGCTTGACACTTGGTTCAAAAGAGTTCTCGAGGTTCCAATTATTAAAGAATGCCTGCCACCTCAAGATAAACTGCTGGAGCACAACAAAGGCTTTCACAAGATGTTGACTGGAGGATCAAGAGGATCAAGTTGA
- the LOC112179002 gene encoding pentatricopeptide repeat-containing protein At5g27460 yields the protein MASRWSVAGLKRWVPHSGAWRQMSSLRSPSSPVAELKSKIFKLKNPELSATAVVQDWVDQGHKVSVAELRRISIQLLKSQRFGHALQVLKCMQTQSNFRMSPVDHVIRLKSIIKVNGMLEGEEYFEHLTDTASRKAACVALLHGYVVERDTEKAEALMQKLGGMGLVVSPHLYNEMMKLYMATAQFGKVPLVIQQMRSNRIPLTALSYNLCMNACAELSGVASVEMVYREMVSDENVQVGWSTLSTLAGIYMKAGLVDKARLALRNAEEKLSNRNRLGYFFLITQYTSLESKEDVLRLWRASKRVAGRIPSTNYMHILLCLVKLGDIIEAERIFREWESVCFRYDVRVSNVLLGAYMRNGMVEKAESLHQHTLDRGGCPNYKTWEILMEGRLKNQNMDEAVEAMKQGFAMLQDCHWRPSDDNVMAFADYFERQGKFEDANWYIRVIHNFGFASLPLYKSLLRMHHSAQRSASHILKMMEKDRIKMDEETSALVHALNVCV from the exons ATGGCGAGCCGTTGGTCCGTCGCCGGTCTGAAACGGTGGGTCCCACATTCGGGCGCGTGGAGGCAGATGTCATCACTGCGCTCTCCGTCTTCGCCTGTAGCCGAGCTCAAGAGCAAGATTTTCAAGCTCAAAAATCCGGAGCTGTCCGCAACCGCCGTGGTTCAGGATTGGGTCGATCAAGGCCACAAGGTCTCCGTCGCCGAACTCCGCCGCATTTCCATCCAGCTCTTGAAATCTCAGCGCTTCGGCCACGCTCTTCAG GTCCTAAAATGCATGCAAACTCAAAGCAATTTCCGAATGTCGCCGGTGGATCATGTCATAAGGTTAAAATCAATCATCAAAGTAAATGGAATGCTGGAAGGTGAAGAGTATTTTGAGCATTTGACTGATACGGCATCTCGAAAAGCAGCTTGTGTTGCTCTTCTGCATGGTTATGTTGTGGAAAGGGACACTGAAAAGGCTGAGGCTCTGATGCAGAAGCTCGGTGGGATGGGGCTGGTAGTGAGCCCTCATTTGTATAATGAGATGATGAAGTTGTATATGGCCACGGCGCAGTTTGGGAAGGTACCGCTTGTTATACAGCAAATGCGGAGTAACAGGATACCTTTAACTGCTCTTTCGTATAATCTTTGTATGAATGCGTGTGCAGAGCTATCTGGGGTTGCTTCGGTTGAGATGGTTTATAGAGAAATGGTGAGTGATGAGAATGTTCAGGTTGGATGGAGCACGTTGTCTACTTTGGCCGGTATTTATATGAAAGCAGGCCTTGTTGACAAAGCCAGATTGGCTTTGAGAAATGCTGAAGAGAAGCTGTCTAATAGAAATCGCCTTGGTTATTTCTTCCTCATTACACAGTATACGTCGTTAGAGAGTAAAGAGGATGTTCTGCGACTTTGGAGAGCTAGTAAGAGAGTAGCTGGGAGAATTCCAAgtaccaattacatgcatatattgtTGTGCTTGGTGAAGCTAGGCGATATTATAGAAGCCGAGAGGATTTTTAGGGAATGGGAGTCCGTTTGCTTTAGGTATGATGTTCGAGTTTCCAATGTCCTTCTAGGTGCATACATGCGGAATGGGATGGTGGAAAAAGCCGAGTCATTACATCAGCACACATTGGATAGAGGCGGTTGCCCAAATTATAAGACATGGGAGATTCTTATGGAAGGAAGGctgaaaaaccaaaacatggACGAAGCAGTTGAAGCAATGAAACAAGGATTCGCAATGTTGCAAGACTGTCATTGGAGGCCATCAGATGATAATGTTATGGCCTTTGCTGATTATTTTGAAAGGCAAGGAAAATTTGAGGATGCAAATTGGTATATAAGAGTAATCCATAACTTTGGTTTTGCAAGTTTGCCATTATACAAATCATTGCTAAGAATGCACCATTCTGCTCAGAGGTCAGCTTCTCACATCCTCAAGATGATGGAGAAGGACAGAATTAAGATGGATGAGGAGACTTCTGCTCTTGTCCATGCTCTCAATGTCTGTGTATAA